The Fortiea contorta PCC 7126 genome has a segment encoding these proteins:
- a CDS encoding caspase family protein, with amino-acid sequence MARYALVVGIKDYESNSLNNLTKPATDAEAVKQVLEAHGDFEDIVLLKGKVSTTKLAKALKTLLQKQAVKNEALIYFTGHGITVSDSLGTQQAYLATSDFTRDNPIGGISLQSLNNLIAKSSLSSLVVLLDCCHSGDFLENNLLKTTLSAFNSESDYYFIAACRPFQEAYAKKSAQHSIFSTALLAGLSPENANKHGHVTSVDLFASISAELKGSGQQPIQLGWGSSITLVTYYQQKTVDQSSEEKNECPYQGLKAFEAEQKEFFFGRKQVVRDILAKLSEKPFVPIMGASGSGKSSVVRAGLIPELLNNRDWRVIEPIKPGFEPLEELRTAFKQCFTQANKQKQFQTLSNNYPNNLPEIIENLPGAEKFLLVVDQFEEVFTVCADKEARQKFIELLTQVVDITDSRLAVVITMRADFLEPCLQYPSLHQLIQTQAVFMGTLTEVNLKEIITKPAEKQKHSVEKALLVKICEDVKQEPGFLPLLEFALTKLWDKRDQKTRQLTLEEYEKLGGLTQALNLHAENVYNYQDFEKESPTQKRTQQEQEWIRLIFLSLLRTGEGEKDTRQRQVKEKLLDIAGSDPNQQQEFSELLDGEQGLVKGRLLVTGKDEQGEAWIDLAHEALIEGWQTFKEWRQQNPDLRRLSDRLADAQREWLKNSQDDNYLMQRGLLAEVRDSWAQLQLHTKEYTVFYHRSNAYEKYHLALAILSNVDNLTTSAEYANELALNIEAIEKSIEAGKLLKDPLLSDADETGEFLKDPLLSIADKVATQKMRVLIILNQLIYGFRERKIFTGHTDQVCGLSFSPDDQQLVSASADGSIRLWSLNSGELIQTINQQSLTVIDAIFNREGDLLISLIPRLRCETIQSWNFNESKIFIKSNTPFIPENVFPEENQVRNIAFSPDNKILAFDYARQIKLWNFNEKSIDLLDAQDRHNDNINRLDFSPSSAILASAGGDGFIKVWDINTKKLLKEWKEEGAIFSSVKFIDDKTIVFSDLNGKIIIGNFVDDNKQDLIDKQDRNQEAVNTLAVSRNPDCNFIASGSQDGYIKIWDCQNREYINGHKGSSLAITDVAFSNKNSQMLASAGADGIVKIWTIISPPIIDGWTFSFNPHNYQIVTGSQNDGSIKLWSENFTLKKTLDNPSNRVRVFKVKFSPDGGTIISTSLSIEDGQKKGIIEIWSSEGELMQTLPIMDKPPPASISFSPDSKTFIPVNRREKKVNICKLKDLVDGNPLYTFSTNEYVQDVSFSPDGKNIAVLVGKEIDIWNLTNEKENSAISLKTPDENEMVAMSFSPDGKFIAAAGITGTVYFWDLNQVTEQTKPRIFTKISKADNTVIDIVFSPGSEAVALAYNDKIAVILLNSKNAENSHVRILEQPQESICLHNRFTTDGEDDKTIQQIGFSTDGKFLAFSNSRNVVLWNFDFDELHKIYLENYRTR; translated from the coding sequence ATGGCTCGTTACGCGCTTGTTGTTGGCATTAAAGATTATGAAAGTAACAGTCTTAATAACCTGACAAAACCAGCTACCGATGCAGAAGCAGTCAAGCAGGTACTAGAAGCGCATGGTGATTTTGAGGATATTGTCCTTCTCAAAGGGAAAGTTAGTACAACTAAGTTGGCTAAAGCTTTAAAAACACTTTTGCAAAAACAAGCAGTTAAAAATGAAGCACTAATTTACTTTACAGGGCATGGCATCACCGTATCTGACAGCTTGGGAACACAACAAGCATATCTAGCCACTTCTGACTTCACTAGAGACAACCCAATTGGTGGAATTAGTCTTCAGAGTCTCAACAATTTAATTGCAAAATCCAGTTTGAGTAGTTTAGTAGTGCTGTTAGATTGCTGTCATAGCGGTGATTTTTTGGAAAACAATCTGCTCAAAACAACTCTTAGTGCTTTTAATTCAGAAAGCGATTACTACTTTATTGCAGCTTGCAGACCTTTTCAAGAAGCCTATGCCAAAAAAAGCGCACAACACAGTATTTTTTCAACTGCTTTGCTGGCTGGATTGTCACCAGAGAACGCCAATAAGCATGGACATGTGACAAGTGTTGATTTGTTCGCTAGTATTAGCGCCGAACTTAAAGGTAGTGGTCAACAACCGATTCAATTGGGTTGGGGAAGTTCGATTACTTTAGTCACTTACTACCAGCAGAAAACTGTAGATCAATCTTCTGAGGAGAAAAATGAATGTCCTTATCAAGGATTAAAAGCTTTTGAAGCCGAACAAAAGGAATTTTTCTTTGGGCGCAAGCAAGTTGTCAGGGATATTCTCGCCAAATTAAGCGAAAAGCCCTTTGTCCCCATCATGGGCGCTTCCGGGAGTGGTAAATCTTCTGTCGTGCGGGCGGGTTTGATTCCAGAATTATTAAATAATCGAGACTGGCGAGTTATAGAACCAATCAAACCGGGATTTGAACCTTTAGAAGAATTGAGAACAGCTTTTAAACAATGTTTTACACAGGCTAATAAGCAAAAGCAATTTCAGACATTGAGTAATAATTACCCAAATAATTTACCGGAAATTATCGAAAATCTCCCAGGTGCAGAAAAATTCTTGCTCGTAGTCGATCAGTTTGAGGAAGTATTTACAGTTTGTGCAGATAAAGAAGCACGGCAAAAATTTATTGAACTGCTAACTCAGGTAGTAGACATCACCGATTCGCGGTTAGCAGTTGTCATTACCATGCGAGCGGATTTTCTCGAACCCTGTTTGCAATATCCCTCTCTGCATCAGCTAATTCAAACCCAAGCTGTGTTTATGGGGACTTTAACCGAAGTTAATTTAAAGGAGATAATCACCAAACCAGCCGAAAAACAGAAACATAGTGTTGAAAAAGCATTACTAGTAAAAATTTGCGAAGATGTGAAACAAGAACCAGGGTTTTTGCCTCTGTTAGAGTTTGCTTTAACTAAACTCTGGGATAAACGCGACCAAAAAACACGTCAACTCACCCTAGAAGAATATGAAAAGTTGGGAGGATTAACACAGGCGTTAAATCTCCATGCAGAAAATGTTTATAACTACCAAGATTTTGAGAAGGAATCACCAACCCAAAAACGCACGCAGCAGGAGCAAGAATGGATTAGGCTGATTTTTTTAAGCTTATTGCGGACTGGAGAAGGGGAAAAAGACACCAGACAACGCCAAGTAAAAGAGAAATTATTAGATATTGCAGGTAGTGACCCCAATCAACAGCAAGAATTTAGTGAGTTATTGGATGGGGAACAAGGGTTAGTTAAAGGACGCTTATTGGTTACAGGGAAAGATGAACAGGGAGAGGCTTGGATTGATTTAGCCCATGAAGCTTTAATCGAAGGTTGGCAGACTTTTAAAGAGTGGCGACAACAAAACCCAGACTTGCGGCGATTGAGCGACAGGTTAGCAGATGCTCAACGCGAATGGTTGAAAAACAGCCAGGATGACAATTATTTAATGCAAAGGGGATTGCTGGCAGAAGTGAGGGATAGCTGGGCACAATTGCAGCTCCATACCAAGGAATATACAGTTTTTTACCACCGCAGCAATGCTTATGAAAAATATCACCTTGCTCTGGCTATCCTCAGCAATGTGGATAACCTGACTACATCAGCAGAATATGCAAACGAGTTAGCTTTAAATATAGAAGCTATAGAGAAAAGTATCGAAGCAGGAAAACTTTTAAAAGATCCATTATTGTCAGATGCTGATGAAACAGGAGAATTTTTAAAAGATCCATTATTGTCGATTGCTGATAAAGTAGCAACCCAAAAAATGCGAGTTTTAATTATTTTAAACCAGTTAATATATGGTTTTCGAGAAAGAAAAATTTTTACGGGACACACAGATCAAGTTTGTGGGCTAAGTTTTAGCCCAGACGATCAACAGCTAGTTTCTGCAAGTGCGGATGGAAGCATTAGACTTTGGAGCTTAAATAGTGGCGAATTAATACAGACTATAAATCAACAATCTCTAACAGTAATAGACGCTATTTTCAATCGAGAAGGTGATTTATTGATTTCATTAATTCCACGTCTTCGATGTGAAACTATTCAATCATGGAATTTTAATGAATCTAAAATTTTTATCAAATCAAATACACCATTTATTCCAGAAAATGTGTTTCCCGAAGAAAACCAAGTACGTAATATTGCTTTTAGCCCCGACAATAAAATCTTAGCATTTGATTATGCTAGGCAGATAAAACTCTGGAATTTTAATGAAAAGTCTATAGATTTATTAGATGCACAAGATAGACATAATGACAACATTAATCGACTAGATTTTAGCCCAAGCAGTGCAATTCTTGCTTCTGCTGGTGGTGATGGATTCATCAAGGTGTGGGATATAAACACAAAAAAACTATTAAAAGAATGGAAGGAAGAGGGTGCTATATTCAGTTCAGTAAAATTTATTGACGACAAAACTATTGTTTTTTCTGACTTAAACGGAAAAATTATAATTGGGAATTTTGTTGATGACAATAAACAAGATTTAATTGACAAACAAGATAGAAATCAAGAGGCTGTCAATACTTTAGCTGTTAGCCGAAATCCGGATTGTAATTTTATAGCTTCAGGTAGTCAAGATGGTTATATAAAAATATGGGATTGTCAAAATAGGGAATATATTAATGGTCATAAAGGTTCTTCTTTAGCTATCACCGATGTTGCTTTTAGCAACAAAAATAGTCAAATGTTAGCTTCAGCCGGTGCAGATGGAATTGTCAAAATATGGACAATAATTTCACCTCCAATTATAGATGGATGGACTTTTAGCTTTAATCCTCATAATTACCAAATTGTTACTGGGAGTCAAAATGATGGAAGTATAAAATTGTGGTCGGAAAATTTTACTCTCAAGAAGACTCTAGATAATCCAAGTAATAGAGTACGAGTCTTTAAGGTAAAATTCAGTCCTGATGGTGGAACGATTATTTCCACGAGTTTATCCATCGAAGATGGTCAAAAAAAAGGCATTATAGAGATTTGGAGTTCAGAAGGTGAACTGATGCAAACTCTTCCCATAATGGATAAGCCACCACCAGCAAGCATAAGCTTTAGCCCTGATAGTAAAACTTTTATTCCAGTTAATCGTCGTGAAAAAAAAGTAAACATTTGCAAGTTAAAAGACTTAGTAGATGGGAACCCACTTTACACTTTTTCTACAAATGAATATGTTCAAGATGTCAGCTTTAGCCCAGATGGTAAAAATATCGCTGTGCTTGTCGGTAAGGAGATAGATATTTGGAATCTCACCAATGAAAAAGAAAACAGTGCAATAAGCTTAAAAACACCAGATGAAAATGAGATGGTAGCGATGAGTTTCAGTCCTGATGGTAAATTTATCGCTGCTGCTGGTATTACTGGAACAGTTTATTTTTGGGATCTAAATCAAGTAACTGAGCAGACAAAACCGCGCATATTTACGAAAATTAGTAAAGCAGACAACACCGTGATAGATATTGTTTTTAGTCCTGGCAGTGAAGCAGTAGCCTTGGCTTATAATGACAAAATTGCTGTAATACTATTAAATTCAAAGAATGCAGAGAATTCCCATGTCCGTATTCTAGAACAACCGCAGGAAAGCATTTGTCTACATAATAGATTTACCACTGACGGAGAAGATGACAAAACGATTCAGCAAATTGGCTTCTCGACAGATGGCAAATTTCTAGCTTTCTCTAACAGTAGAAATGTAGTGCTATGGAATTTTGATTTCGATGAGTTACACAAAATATACTTGGAAAACTATCGCACACGATAG
- a CDS encoding DUF1902 domain-containing protein, with amino-acid sequence MAQITFKVQAFWDSDAEVWVATSDDRTIRNSQ; translated from the coding sequence ATGGCACAAATCACATTTAAGGTTCAAGCATTTTGGGATTCAGACGCAGAAGTTTGGGTAGCGACTAGTGATGACCGAACAATTCGCAATTCGCAGTGA